From one Plantibacter flavus genomic stretch:
- a CDS encoding MFS transporter: MAADDAPPDAPTIDGSDGSEETTVASESPHWRRDVAVFLSGQTVSLFGSMLVQYAIMWHLTLETKSGVVLAFAAVAGFLPQAIVSIFGGVWADRMNRKLLIIAADGSIAITTLALAIFLINGAAELWLIFLTLAIRSVGAGIQMPAVSALIPQITPTDKLMRVNGINGSIQSAMMLVAPAAAGALYASASLVAIFFVDVVTAAIGIGLLLLVPVRTLVRSGERPGYFADLTEGVRYVWHHGFVRWLLILFAIVFLLIVAPSYLTPLMIARTFGDEVWMLTMNELAFSVGMVGGGAIIAIWGGTKNRVLLIVGSSVVFGALSIGLGLSTNLWVFFGFMFLLGLAVPFFSTTSMTLLQERVQPERQGRVFGFVGIVMAVSMPLGMIVFGPLADTVSVEVLLVVAGVLTFVVLAVAVLVPSGRRAMAEVTKQP; encoded by the coding sequence ATGGCTGCCGATGATGCGCCACCCGATGCACCCACGATCGACGGTTCCGACGGTTCGGAGGAGACGACCGTCGCCTCGGAGAGCCCGCACTGGCGTCGCGACGTCGCGGTGTTCCTGTCCGGCCAGACGGTCTCGCTGTTCGGCTCGATGCTCGTGCAGTACGCGATCATGTGGCACCTCACACTCGAGACGAAGTCCGGTGTGGTGCTCGCGTTCGCCGCCGTCGCGGGATTCCTGCCGCAGGCGATCGTGTCGATCTTCGGCGGGGTGTGGGCCGACCGCATGAACCGCAAGCTGCTCATCATCGCGGCCGACGGCTCAATCGCCATCACGACCCTCGCGCTCGCGATCTTCCTCATCAACGGCGCCGCCGAGCTCTGGCTCATCTTCCTCACGCTCGCGATCCGCTCGGTCGGCGCGGGTATCCAGATGCCGGCGGTGTCGGCGCTCATCCCGCAGATCACGCCGACCGACAAGCTCATGCGGGTCAACGGAATCAACGGCTCCATCCAGTCGGCCATGATGCTCGTCGCGCCGGCTGCAGCCGGTGCGCTGTACGCGAGCGCGTCGCTCGTCGCGATCTTCTTCGTCGACGTCGTCACGGCCGCCATCGGGATCGGGTTGCTGCTGCTCGTGCCGGTGCGCACACTCGTGCGCTCGGGCGAGCGTCCCGGCTACTTCGCCGACCTCACCGAGGGTGTGCGCTACGTCTGGCACCACGGCTTCGTGCGCTGGTTGCTCATCCTCTTCGCGATCGTGTTCCTGCTGATCGTCGCGCCGTCCTACCTCACGCCGCTCATGATCGCCCGCACCTTCGGCGACGAGGTGTGGATGCTGACCATGAACGAACTCGCCTTCAGCGTCGGCATGGTCGGCGGCGGCGCGATCATCGCGATCTGGGGCGGCACCAAGAACCGCGTGCTCCTCATCGTCGGCTCCTCGGTGGTGTTCGGGGCGCTGTCCATCGGCCTCGGACTCTCGACGAACCTCTGGGTCTTCTTCGGCTTCATGTTCCTGCTCGGGCTCGCGGTACCGTTCTTCTCGACGACGTCGATGACCCTCCTGCAGGAGCGCGTGCAACCGGAGCGGCAGGGTCGCGTGTTCGGGTTCGTCGGCATCGTCATGGCGGTGTCGATGCCGCTCGGGATGATCGTGTTCGGGCCGCTCGCCGACACAGTGTCCGTCGAAGTGCTCCTCGTCGTCGCCGGCGTGCTCACCTTCGTGGTGCTCGCCGTCGCCGTGCTCGTGCCGTCCGGGCGACGGGCGATGGCCGAGGTGACGAAGCAGCCGTGA
- a CDS encoding PLD nuclease N-terminal domain-containing protein gives MFVLSLLLIVLTIIALIDVVGQPEPVVRNLPKIVWVLLIVFIPLIGVGLWFLLGKDWSNSRIRFPERRPRSASRSSGSWGPAASSSRSPSQPDRAVSSTEEQLAALEREIQAAEDAERIRKLEAELARDDDRRDEPR, from the coding sequence ATGTTCGTGTTGTCGTTGCTGCTCATCGTCCTCACGATCATCGCGCTCATCGACGTGGTGGGTCAGCCTGAACCGGTCGTGCGCAACCTGCCCAAGATCGTGTGGGTGCTGCTCATCGTCTTCATCCCGCTCATCGGCGTCGGACTGTGGTTCCTGCTCGGCAAGGACTGGTCGAACAGCCGCATCAGGTTCCCCGAGCGTCGGCCGCGCAGTGCGTCCCGTTCGAGCGGCTCCTGGGGTCCCGCGGCATCCTCGTCTCGCTCGCCGTCCCAGCCCGACCGCGCGGTCAGCAGCACCGAGGAGCAGCTCGCAGCTCTGGAGCGCGAGATCCAGGCCGCGGAGGACGCCGAGCGCATCCGCAAGCTGGAAGCCGAGCTCGCGCGGGACGACGACCGTCGCGACGAGCCCCGCTGA
- a CDS encoding TetR/AcrR family transcriptional regulator, producing the protein MTIASPSPAVAPAAPASVRDIIVDAADRLYYAKGIQSVGMDELRSAAGVSLKRLYSEFPSKEDIVLAVMERRHELWTTGVSALVDHAETPRDRLLAIYDYLAGWFSDDSFRGCGFINTFGELGGVSPAVATITREHKASFQDYVADLVADAGAPASLAPQLAILAEGAQTTAAITGSPEAALHARRAAETLIDAAS; encoded by the coding sequence ATGACCATCGCGTCGCCGAGCCCGGCGGTCGCACCCGCGGCACCGGCCTCCGTGCGCGACATCATCGTCGACGCCGCCGACCGCCTGTACTACGCGAAGGGCATCCAGTCCGTCGGCATGGACGAGCTGCGCTCGGCGGCAGGCGTGTCGCTGAAGCGCCTGTACTCGGAGTTCCCGAGCAAGGAGGACATCGTCCTCGCGGTCATGGAGCGCCGGCATGAGCTCTGGACCACCGGCGTCAGCGCGCTCGTCGACCACGCCGAGACACCCCGAGACCGCCTCCTCGCGATCTACGACTACCTGGCCGGCTGGTTCAGTGACGACTCGTTCCGCGGCTGCGGCTTCATCAACACCTTCGGGGAGCTCGGGGGCGTCTCACCGGCGGTCGCCACCATCACCCGCGAACACAAGGCGTCCTTCCAGGACTACGTCGCCGACCTCGTCGCCGACGCCGGCGCGCCGGCATCACTCGCTCCCCAGCTCGCGATCCTCGCCGAGGGCGCCCAGACCACCGCCGCCATCACGGGCTCCCCCGAGGCTGCGCTGCACGCTCGTCGCGCCGCCGAGACGCTCATCGACGCCGCCTCCTGA
- the rhaS gene encoding rhamnose ABC transporter substrate-binding protein, with protein sequence MQSIRNRAAGRPARRAAALIAAAASLALIATGCATGDSAGSGGGAGAAESITFIPKQLNNPYTDVVLGGGKDGAKAAGFSATEVVGPLEASASSQVSFINAETQAGTNVIVIAANDPDAVCPALKEARDGGAKIVAFDSDTSKDCRDVFISQVVAKDVALIQTKLISEQIGGSGEIAILSATANATNQNEWIKYMEEELASNPDYKDIKLVAKVYGDDDDTKSFQEAQGLLQAHPNLKGIISPTTVGIAATARYLSTSEYKGKVALTGLGLPNEMRPFVKDGTVTAFALWDPAQLGYVAAFAGKALAEGTITGKEGDTFEAGDLGEREVGADGTVIVGPPTTFDASNIDKYDF encoded by the coding sequence ATGCAGTCGATTCGAAACCGCGCAGCAGGCCGTCCGGCCCGTCGCGCAGCGGCCCTCATCGCCGCAGCAGCCTCCCTCGCACTCATCGCGACGGGGTGCGCCACCGGCGACTCCGCGGGATCAGGTGGTGGCGCCGGTGCCGCGGAGAGCATCACCTTCATCCCCAAGCAGCTCAACAACCCGTACACGGACGTCGTGCTCGGCGGCGGCAAGGACGGCGCGAAGGCGGCCGGCTTCAGCGCCACCGAGGTCGTCGGCCCGCTCGAGGCGAGCGCGTCCAGCCAGGTGTCGTTCATCAACGCCGAGACCCAGGCCGGCACGAACGTCATCGTCATCGCGGCGAACGACCCCGACGCCGTCTGCCCCGCCCTCAAGGAGGCCCGCGACGGCGGCGCGAAGATCGTCGCGTTCGACTCCGACACCAGCAAGGACTGCCGCGACGTCTTCATCTCCCAGGTCGTCGCCAAGGACGTCGCCCTGATCCAGACGAAGCTCATCTCGGAGCAGATCGGCGGCTCGGGCGAGATCGCGATCCTCTCGGCCACGGCCAACGCGACGAACCAGAATGAGTGGATCAAGTACATGGAGGAGGAGCTCGCCTCCAACCCGGACTACAAGGACATCAAGCTCGTCGCGAAGGTCTACGGCGACGACGACGACACGAAGTCGTTCCAGGAGGCCCAGGGTCTGCTCCAGGCGCACCCGAACCTCAAGGGCATCATCTCGCCCACGACGGTCGGCATCGCCGCGACCGCCCGCTACCTCTCCACCTCGGAGTACAAGGGCAAGGTCGCGCTGACCGGCCTCGGACTCCCGAACGAGATGCGTCCGTTCGTGAAGGACGGCACCGTCACCGCGTTCGCGCTGTGGGACCCGGCTCAGCTCGGCTACGTCGCCGCGTTCGCCGGCAAGGCACTCGCCGAGGGCACGATCACGGGCAAGGAGGGCGACACCTTCGAGGCCGGCGACCTCGGTGAGCGCGAGGTCGGCGCCGACGGCACCGTCATCGTCGGCCCGCCGACCACCTTCGACGCGTCGAACATCGACAAGTACGACTTCTGA
- the rhaI gene encoding L-rhamnose isomerase, translated as MTSFDTITPLLEKQAIELPSWAFGNSGTRFKVFTTPGTPRTPEEKIADAAKVHEFTALAPKVALHIPWDLVDDFSALRRYAEDHGVALGTINSNTFQDEDYKFGSLTHSNPVIRQKAIDHHFACIDVMHATGSQDLKIWLADGSNYPGQQDIRGRQDRLADSLQQIYARLGEEQRLVLEYKFFEPAFYHTDVPDWGTSYAQVAQLGDQALVCLDTGHHAPGTNIEFIVAQLLRLGKLGSFDFNSRFYADDDLIVGAADPFQLFRILYEVVRGGGLDDDSPVAFMLDQCHNVEDKIPGQIRSVLNVQEMTARALLVDRDALTAAQEAGDVLGANGILMDAFYTDVRGPLAAWRESRGLPADPFGAYLASGYQQHIAEERVGGTQASWGA; from the coding sequence ATGACCAGTTTCGACACCATCACCCCCCTGCTCGAGAAGCAGGCCATCGAACTCCCCTCCTGGGCGTTCGGCAACTCCGGCACCCGCTTCAAGGTGTTCACGACGCCCGGCACCCCGCGGACGCCCGAGGAGAAGATCGCCGACGCCGCCAAGGTGCACGAGTTCACCGCCCTCGCGCCGAAGGTCGCACTCCACATCCCGTGGGACCTCGTGGACGACTTCAGCGCGCTCCGTCGCTACGCCGAGGACCACGGCGTCGCGCTCGGCACGATCAACTCGAACACCTTCCAGGACGAGGACTACAAGTTCGGCAGCCTGACCCACAGCAACCCGGTGATCCGTCAGAAGGCGATCGACCACCACTTCGCCTGCATCGACGTCATGCACGCGACCGGCTCGCAGGACCTCAAGATCTGGCTCGCCGACGGCAGCAACTACCCGGGCCAGCAGGACATCCGCGGCCGGCAGGACCGCCTGGCCGACTCGCTCCAGCAGATCTACGCCCGCCTCGGCGAGGAGCAGCGACTCGTGCTCGAGTACAAGTTCTTCGAGCCGGCGTTCTATCACACCGACGTCCCCGACTGGGGAACGTCCTACGCCCAGGTGGCCCAGCTCGGCGACCAGGCCCTCGTCTGCCTCGACACCGGCCACCATGCGCCTGGCACGAACATCGAGTTCATCGTCGCCCAGCTCCTGCGTCTCGGGAAGCTCGGATCGTTCGACTTCAACTCGCGCTTCTACGCCGACGACGACCTCATCGTCGGTGCAGCCGACCCGTTCCAGCTGTTCCGGATCCTTTACGAGGTCGTCCGCGGCGGCGGCCTCGACGACGACTCGCCGGTCGCGTTCATGCTCGACCAGTGCCACAACGTGGAGGACAAGATCCCCGGTCAGATCCGCTCGGTGCTGAACGTGCAGGAGATGACCGCGCGCGCACTGCTCGTCGACCGCGACGCACTGACGGCGGCACAGGAGGCCGGCGACGTGCTCGGCGCGAACGGCATCCTCATGGACGCGTTCTACACCGACGTCCGCGGGCCGCTCGCCGCCTGGCGCGAGAGCCGCGGCCTGCCCGCCGACCCGTTCGGCGCCTACCTGGCCTCGGGCTACCAGCAGCACATCGCCGAGGAGCGCGTCGGCGGGACGCAGGCGAGCTGGGGCGCTTAG
- a CDS encoding DNA alkylation repair protein: protein MSAAGEFIDAALQYEGDGYRAADVAERLGDGLRSYGSSVGAVRGTVRDALRKFRGLEHDELTALASELWAVPVFERRLAAIVLLQSSVPVLKHTDLTRIEGFVRAGRVPELADPLATDVIGPLLERLDGTPRAKAESVLDRWMQDEPWLRRAALLAPIRELGAGGGDIDRATRRLAVALDGLQRPAPIAVVEPAMERLRAVL from the coding sequence ATGAGTGCTGCGGGGGAGTTCATCGACGCGGCGCTCCAGTACGAGGGCGACGGCTATCGCGCGGCGGACGTGGCCGAGCGGCTCGGCGACGGGCTCCGGTCCTACGGCTCCTCGGTCGGGGCCGTGCGCGGCACCGTGCGGGACGCCCTCCGGAAGTTCCGCGGGCTGGAGCACGACGAGCTGACAGCCCTCGCCTCGGAGCTGTGGGCCGTGCCGGTCTTCGAGCGCCGGCTCGCCGCGATCGTCCTGCTGCAGTCGAGCGTCCCGGTGCTCAAGCACACCGACCTGACGCGGATCGAAGGTTTCGTCCGCGCCGGTCGGGTGCCCGAGCTCGCCGACCCGCTGGCCACCGACGTCATCGGACCGCTCCTGGAGCGCCTCGACGGGACGCCCCGGGCCAAGGCCGAGAGCGTCCTCGACCGCTGGATGCAGGACGAGCCCTGGTTGCGACGCGCGGCGCTGCTCGCCCCGATCCGCGAGCTCGGTGCCGGTGGCGGCGATATCGATCGCGCCACCCGTCGGCTGGCCGTCGCCCTGGACGGCTTGCAGCGGCCGGCGCCGATCGCCGTGGTGGAGCCCGCGATGGAGCGTCTTCGCGCCGTGCTCTGA
- a CDS encoding L-fucose/L-arabinose isomerase family protein: MTHTAAAVHPLLTPKARRKPRIGLVAGGLGTYWPQFPELLPQLQESARYVSERFQQMDAEVIDVGFISDAQEGDAAAEQLRQGDCDLIVLFLTTYLTSSMVLPIAQRANTPVLVIDLQPTERMDHASFDTGAWLAYCGQCPVPEVGNVFRRAGIPFRSVSGWLRQESAWDRISQWIQAAHVRAALRHARHGLMGHVYPGMLDVSTDLTLLPTTFGSHVEVVEFDDLRVLVDEVTDAEVADRMALAREVFTLDDTVVEDDFAWGAKVSVGLDRLVDEFALDSLAYYHRGRDGEQHERLGAGMILGASLLTARGVPTTGEYELRTTVAQLATQVVGAGGSFCEIQALDFEDGVVEMGHDGPAHLAVSSRDPLLRGLGVYHGKRGWGVSVEFDVRHGPVTLLGLGQDRDSSLAFVASEGEVIPGPLLAIGNTTSRVDFGRDPGVWVDEWSATGIGHHWSLSLGHRAADYRAAASLLGIDFRQV, from the coding sequence ATGACCCACACCGCAGCAGCCGTCCACCCGCTCCTCACCCCGAAGGCACGGCGGAAGCCCCGCATCGGCCTCGTCGCCGGCGGCCTCGGTACCTACTGGCCGCAGTTCCCGGAGCTGCTCCCCCAGCTCCAGGAATCGGCCCGGTACGTCTCGGAACGCTTCCAGCAGATGGACGCCGAGGTCATCGACGTCGGCTTCATCTCGGACGCGCAGGAGGGCGACGCCGCGGCGGAACAGCTCCGACAGGGGGACTGCGACCTCATCGTCCTGTTCCTCACCACCTACCTCACCTCCTCGATGGTCCTGCCGATCGCCCAGCGCGCGAACACCCCGGTCCTCGTCATCGACCTGCAGCCGACCGAGCGGATGGACCACGCGAGCTTCGACACCGGCGCCTGGCTCGCCTACTGCGGGCAGTGCCCCGTGCCCGAGGTCGGCAACGTCTTCCGTCGGGCGGGCATCCCGTTCCGCTCGGTGTCGGGGTGGCTGCGTCAGGAGTCGGCGTGGGACCGCATCTCGCAGTGGATCCAGGCGGCGCACGTCCGCGCAGCCCTCCGTCACGCCCGCCACGGCCTCATGGGACACGTCTACCCCGGCATGCTCGACGTCTCCACCGACCTCACCCTGCTGCCGACCACCTTCGGCTCGCACGTCGAGGTCGTGGAGTTCGACGACCTCCGGGTCCTCGTCGACGAGGTGACCGATGCCGAGGTCGCCGACCGCATGGCGCTCGCCAGGGAGGTCTTCACCCTCGACGACACGGTGGTCGAGGACGACTTCGCGTGGGGAGCGAAGGTGTCGGTCGGGCTCGACCGGCTCGTCGACGAGTTCGCGCTCGACAGCCTCGCCTACTACCACCGGGGCCGCGACGGCGAGCAGCACGAGCGACTCGGTGCCGGCATGATACTCGGCGCGTCCCTCCTCACCGCTCGCGGTGTCCCCACGACCGGCGAGTACGAGCTGCGGACGACGGTCGCCCAGCTCGCGACGCAGGTCGTCGGCGCCGGTGGGTCGTTCTGCGAGATCCAGGCGCTGGACTTCGAGGACGGAGTCGTCGAGATGGGACACGACGGACCGGCGCACCTCGCCGTCAGCTCCCGCGACCCGCTGCTGCGCGGCCTCGGGGTCTACCACGGCAAGCGCGGCTGGGGTGTGAGCGTCGAGTTCGACGTGCGGCACGGGCCCGTCACACTGCTGGGGCTGGGGCAGGACCGCGACAGCTCGCTCGCCTTCGTCGCTTCGGAGGGTGAGGTCATCCCGGGCCCGCTGCTCGCGATCGGCAACACGACGAGCCGCGTCGACTTCGGGCGCGACCCGGGGGTCTGGGTCGACGAGTGGAGCGCGACCGGTATCGGGCACCACTGGTCGCTGTCACTCGGGCACCGGGCGGCGGACTACCGGGCTGCGGCGAGCCTCCTGGGGATCGACTTCCGCCAGGTGTGA
- a CDS encoding L-rhamnose mutarotase, which translates to MTSARPLHRVCFQLQVKPERLAEYRERHAAVWPDMLRALADTGWHNYSLFIRDDGLLIGYFETASLEAAQAGMAETEVNARWQAEMGEFFVDLDLPPDQGFLRLTEVFHLEDQLAALYE; encoded by the coding sequence ATGACGAGTGCCCGACCCCTGCACCGCGTGTGCTTCCAGCTCCAGGTCAAACCCGAGCGCCTCGCGGAGTACCGCGAACGCCATGCCGCCGTCTGGCCGGACATGCTGCGGGCCCTCGCCGACACCGGCTGGCACAACTACTCGCTCTTCATCCGCGACGACGGCCTCCTCATCGGGTACTTCGAGACGGCCTCCCTTGAAGCGGCCCAGGCCGGCATGGCCGAGACCGAGGTCAACGCGCGCTGGCAGGCCGAGATGGGTGAGTTCTTCGTCGACCTCGACCTCCCGCCCGACCAGGGCTTCCTCCGGCTCACCGAGGTGTTCCACCTCGAGGACCAGCTCGCCGCCCTGTACGAGTAG
- a CDS encoding aldo/keto reductase: MKTIPLPQTDLTASSIVLGLMRIEPLDDEAIRTLFHTARDAGVTVFDHADIYGSERHGCERRFGDAVTLTAAEREQVLIQSKVGIRPGFFDFSEEHILRTVDESLAALKTDYLDLLLLHRPDSLVEPEEVASAFDALQASGKVRNFGVSNHTPAQVELLKGSVEQPLIVNQVQLSITHAPIIASGVAANMAGLDQSIDRDNGMLDYSRLTGMTLQAWSPFQAGFFTGVFIGDREHYAELNDVLDELAAAHGVTPSGIATAWITRHPANIQVVLGTTKPSRVEEAAAGSDATLSREEWYRLFTAAGHTLP, from the coding sequence ATGAAGACCATCCCCCTGCCCCAGACCGACCTGACCGCGTCCAGCATCGTCCTCGGCCTCATGCGCATCGAGCCCCTCGACGACGAGGCGATCCGCACCCTCTTCCACACCGCACGAGACGCCGGCGTCACCGTGTTCGACCACGCCGACATCTACGGCTCGGAGCGTCACGGCTGCGAGCGCCGCTTCGGCGACGCCGTCACCCTCACCGCCGCCGAGCGCGAGCAGGTGCTCATCCAGTCGAAGGTCGGCATCCGCCCGGGCTTCTTCGACTTCTCGGAGGAGCACATCCTCCGCACCGTCGACGAGTCGCTCGCCGCCCTCAAGACGGACTACCTCGACCTCCTGCTCCTGCACCGCCCCGACAGCCTCGTCGAGCCGGAGGAGGTCGCTTCGGCGTTCGACGCCCTGCAGGCCTCGGGCAAGGTCCGGAACTTCGGTGTCTCCAACCACACGCCGGCACAGGTCGAGCTGCTGAAGGGCTCCGTCGAGCAGCCGCTCATCGTCAACCAGGTGCAGCTGAGCATCACCCACGCCCCGATCATCGCGTCGGGCGTCGCCGCGAACATGGCCGGCCTCGACCAGTCGATCGACCGCGACAACGGGATGCTCGACTACAGCCGCCTGACCGGCATGACCCTGCAGGCGTGGTCGCCGTTCCAGGCCGGCTTCTTCACGGGCGTGTTCATCGGCGACCGCGAGCACTACGCGGAGCTGAACGACGTGCTCGACGAGCTCGCAGCCGCACACGGCGTGACGCCGTCCGGCATCGCGACCGCGTGGATCACCCGGCACCCCGCGAACATCCAGGTCGTGCTCGGCACCACCAAGCCGTCGCGCGTCGAGGAAGCGGCCGCAGGTTCCGACGCGACCCTGTCGCGAGAGGAGTGGTACCGCCTCTTCACCGCCGCGGGCCACACCCTCCCGTAG
- a CDS encoding LacI family DNA-binding transcriptional regulator, with the protein MAKHDIGFAAVARLAGVSNATVSNTLNRPEIVAPATRERVLAAIEELDFVPNRAAATLRQGTNRLIGLVIPDIANPFYSAITRGVTEAAAEHGYTVALCVSHDDPDLELRHFEMLAEHRAAGALVAPLTADASRLAQLRRVGSRLVLMDRTAPEGTGCSVAIDDVHGGELAVAHLLADPARVSAGRDASALADGSIVLVNGDLAIPQCADRREGARNAFVAAGLDPDDLREVTVDEMTVDSGRIAGRRIAAETPRPTGVFCTNDQLALGVIRGLNDGGLAVPDEVSVVGYGDLALAADGRVPLTTVEQPKDELGRMAVEILLAELGADRAAHEHVTRTLEPHLVVRESAPIPA; encoded by the coding sequence ATGGCGAAGCACGACATCGGGTTCGCCGCCGTCGCCAGACTCGCCGGCGTCTCGAACGCGACCGTCTCCAACACGCTCAACCGCCCCGAGATCGTCGCCCCCGCAACGCGCGAGCGCGTCCTCGCGGCGATCGAGGAGCTCGACTTCGTCCCCAATCGCGCCGCGGCCACCCTGCGGCAGGGCACGAACCGGCTCATCGGCCTCGTCATCCCCGACATCGCGAACCCGTTCTACTCGGCGATCACCCGCGGGGTCACCGAGGCCGCGGCCGAGCACGGCTACACGGTCGCGCTCTGCGTGAGCCATGACGACCCGGACCTCGAACTCCGGCACTTCGAGATGCTCGCCGAGCACCGGGCTGCCGGCGCACTCGTCGCTCCGTTGACGGCCGACGCCTCCCGGCTGGCCCAGCTGCGACGGGTCGGCAGCCGCCTCGTGCTCATGGACCGCACCGCTCCCGAGGGCACCGGCTGCTCCGTCGCGATCGACGACGTGCACGGCGGGGAGCTCGCGGTCGCGCACCTGCTCGCCGATCCCGCCCGAGTGTCCGCCGGACGCGATGCTTCCGCCCTCGCCGACGGGTCGATCGTGCTCGTGAACGGCGACCTGGCGATCCCGCAGTGCGCCGATCGACGCGAGGGTGCCCGGAACGCGTTCGTCGCGGCCGGTCTCGACCCCGACGACCTCCGCGAGGTCACCGTGGACGAGATGACCGTCGACTCGGGGCGCATCGCGGGCCGTCGGATCGCGGCAGAGACACCGCGTCCGACCGGCGTGTTCTGCACGAACGACCAGCTCGCGCTCGGCGTCATCAGGGGGTTGAACGACGGTGGTCTCGCGGTGCCCGACGAGGTGTCGGTGGTCGGCTACGGCGATCTCGCGCTCGCGGCCGACGGGCGGGTGCCGCTCACCACGGTCGAGCAGCCGAAGGACGAGCTCGGGCGCATGGCCGTCGAGATCCTCCTGGCCGAGCTGGGCGCCGACCGCGCGGCACACGAGCATGTCACGCGGACGCTCGAGCCCCATCTCGTCGTCCGCGAGTCCGCTCCGATCCCTGCCTGA
- a CDS encoding alpha/beta fold hydrolase, with protein MSFITVGTENSTSVELYVEDHGSGQPVVLIHGYPLDGSSWEKQTAALLDAGYRVITYDRRGFGKSSKPTEGYDYDTFAADLKAVVDGLDLHNAVLVGFSMGTGEVGRYLGTYGSERVAKAVFLGSLEPYLLQTDDNPTGVPQDVFDGLLAAVTDDRYAFFTSFFENFFNTDENLGSRLSEEALRANTQLAYNASPYASVAAQPTWLTDFRADVAKIDVPSLIVHGTGDRVLPIDSTGRVFAKALPSAEYVEIEGAPHGMLWTHYREVNEQLLAFLAK; from the coding sequence ATGTCGTTCATCACCGTCGGAACCGAGAACAGCACCTCCGTGGAGCTCTACGTCGAGGATCACGGCAGCGGCCAGCCCGTCGTCCTCATCCACGGCTACCCCCTCGACGGCTCGTCGTGGGAGAAGCAGACCGCGGCGCTCCTCGACGCCGGCTACCGCGTCATCACCTACGACCGCCGCGGTTTCGGCAAGTCCTCCAAGCCCACCGAGGGCTACGACTACGACACCTTCGCCGCCGACCTCAAGGCCGTCGTCGACGGGCTCGACCTCCACAACGCGGTCCTGGTCGGCTTCTCGATGGGCACCGGCGAGGTCGGCCGCTACCTCGGCACCTACGGCTCGGAGCGCGTCGCGAAGGCCGTCTTCCTCGGATCGCTCGAGCCGTACCTGCTGCAGACCGATGACAACCCGACGGGCGTCCCGCAGGACGTGTTCGACGGGCTCCTCGCCGCCGTCACCGACGACCGCTACGCGTTCTTCACGAGCTTCTTCGAGAACTTCTTCAACACGGACGAGAACCTCGGCTCGCGCCTGAGCGAGGAGGCGCTGCGGGCCAACACGCAGCTCGCCTACAACGCGTCGCCGTACGCGTCGGTCGCGGCGCAGCCGACCTGGCTGACCGACTTCCGGGCCGACGTCGCGAAGATCGACGTCCCGTCGCTCATCGTGCACGGCACCGGCGACCGCGTCCTGCCGATCGACTCCACCGGTCGCGTGTTCGCGAAGGCGCTGCCCTCCGCCGAGTACGTCGAGATCGAGGGCGCGCCGCACGGCATGCTCTGGACCCACTACCGCGAGGTCAACGAGCAGCTGCTCGCCTTCCTCGCGAAGTAG
- a CDS encoding NAD-dependent epimerase/dehydratase family protein: MTVVIVGLGQLGSDVAGRLLARGDDVVGVKRSAPESNPAPEPNPAPGSVEGRFTLQLRDLTTSVPDLPADTTAIVVALAPRARSVEAYDALYRDGVGHLLAAVAALPGTPPRILFVSSTAVWGEDGGETIDDTTPAVPTAGTARALLAAEETVLAAVPEASAIRFGGLYGPTATMFVDQVRDGRVTRPSGWTNRIHRDDAAAVIVHLLDLPAASLPPVVAGIDEEPVLLSTVADFLADRLGVAPPTLDDAGRTPEEPHRGKRITAAALRDTGFAYRYPTYREGYSAQLP; this comes from the coding sequence ATGACCGTCGTGATCGTGGGACTCGGACAGCTCGGCTCGGACGTCGCCGGGAGGCTCCTCGCCCGTGGTGACGACGTCGTCGGCGTGAAGCGCTCGGCTCCCGAGTCGAACCCGGCCCCCGAGCCGAACCCAGCGCCCGGTTCGGTCGAGGGGCGCTTCACGCTCCAGCTCCGCGACCTCACGACCTCCGTCCCCGACCTTCCTGCGGACACGACGGCGATCGTCGTGGCCCTTGCGCCCCGGGCACGCTCGGTCGAGGCCTATGACGCCCTCTACCGCGACGGTGTCGGGCACCTCCTCGCAGCCGTAGCCGCACTGCCCGGCACCCCGCCTCGCATCCTGTTCGTCTCGTCGACCGCGGTGTGGGGCGAGGACGGCGGGGAGACGATCGACGACACCACGCCGGCCGTCCCGACCGCCGGTACCGCGCGCGCCCTGCTCGCAGCCGAGGAGACCGTCCTCGCCGCCGTGCCCGAGGCGAGCGCCATCCGCTTCGGCGGCCTCTACGGTCCGACGGCCACGATGTTCGTCGACCAGGTCCGCGACGGCCGCGTCACCCGGCCGTCCGGCTGGACCAATCGCATCCACCGTGACGACGCCGCTGCCGTGATCGTGCACCTGCTCGACCTGCCGGCGGCATCGCTCCCGCCGGTCGTGGCGGGCATCGACGAGGAGCCGGTCCTGCTGTCGACGGTCGCCGACTTCCTCGCCGATCGACTCGGCGTCGCTCCCCCGACGCTCGACGACGCCGGTCGCACCCCGGAAGAACCGCACCGCGGCAAGCGCATCACGGCGGCCGCCCTCCGCGACACCGGATTCGCCTACCGCTATCCCACCTACCGCGAGGGCTACTCGGCGCAGCTCCCCTGA